The genome window CACGCCCCACCCGGGGCCGGGGGAGGTGCAGGTCCGCGTCCACGCCTGCGCGATGAACCATCTCGATCTCTGGGTGCGGCGCGGGATCCCCTCCCTGCGGCTGGAGATGCCCCACATCCCGGGCTCGGATGTGGCGGGGGTGGTGACCGAGGTGGGCCCGGAGGTCTCGGGGGTTCAGGTAGGGGATCGGGTGGTGGTGAACGCCACCCTGAGCTGCGGGGAGTGCGAGTTCTGCCTACGAGGGGAGGACAACCGCTGCCGCCGGGGGGCCATCCTGGGCGAGCACGTGCGAGGGGGCTACGCGGAATACGTGGTGGTGCCGGCCCGCAACGTCTTGAAGCTGCCGGAGGGCTTCCCTTATGAGGAAGCGGCGGCGGCCTCCCTGGTGTTCCTCACCGCCTGGCACATGCTGATCACCCGGGGCGGGCTGCGGCCGGGGGAGGATGTGCTCATCGTGGGGGCCGGGGGCGGGGTGAACACCGCGGCCCTTCAGATCGCGAAGCTGGCAGGCGCTCGGGTGGTGGTGGTGGCCTCGAACCCCGAGAAGGCGGAGCGGGTTCGCGCCCTGGGCGCCGATCACATCATCGATCGCTCCCAGGAGCCGGACTGGTCCCGCGCGGTCTGGCAGTGGACGGGAAAGCGGGGGGTGGATGTGGTGGTGGACAACGTGGGGCAGGCCACGTGGATGAAGAGCATTCGCTGTCTGCGGCCGGGCGGGCGCCTGCTGGTGGTGGGGGCCACCTCCGGCCCGAACCCGGAGGATTTCGACATCCGATATGTGTTCTCCCGGCAGATCAGCATCCTGGGCTCCACGATGGGGACCCGGGATGATTTCCGGACGGTGATGGGGCTGGTCTTCGCCGGCCGGTTGCGGCCGGTGATCGACCGGGTGTTGCCCTTCACCGAGGAGGGAGTGCGGGAGGGCCATCGCCTGCTGGAGGGCGGGGCGGTCTTCGGGAAGATCGTTTTCCGGATGGATGAGGGGCGGTGAGCCCGCGGCGGCACGCCCTGGGGGCGCTGTGGTTGGCCTACTTCGCCCTGCTCAACGCCCTGCGGGCCCTGTATTACGGGCTGGCGATCCCGCCGGCGTGGGCCGAGGAAGGGATCCACGGCCCGTGGGGCTATCTGGCGGGGGCGGCCGGGTTGTGGGCCGTGATCTTCGGGGGGCTGGCCGTTCTCTGGTGGTGCCGGGGGCGCCGGGCTTTGAGGTGGGCCCTGGGGGCGATGGCCCTGTATCAGGCGCACATCTGGGTCCACCGCCTGCTGCTGATGCGAAGCCCCTTCACGGCTGGTAGCCACGGCTTCGCCCTGGTGATCAGCCTGCTCACCCTCCTTCTCACCGTCGGGATCCTCGGGGGCATCCGATGGGCCTGGGATGGGGCAGAAGTGAAGAAGAAGGGGATGTCCTGATCGGAACATCCCCTTCTGCTCATTGATGAACGGATCGGCGTCTGGCCCTCAGCCTTCCATCACCGCCTGGATCTGATCCAGGGCCCAGTCTAGGTCCTCCGGGGAGATCACCAGGGGCGGGGCGAAGCGGAGGATGTGCTCGTGGGTGTCCTTGACCAGCACGCCCCGCTCCTTCAGGGCTTCGGCGAAGCGCCGGGCCCCACCGGCTTCAGGATGGAGCTCGATCCCGATCAGCAGGCCGCGGCCGCGCACCTCCTTGATATATGGGCTCCGGATCGCCCGCAGCCGCCGCATGGCGTGCTCCCCCAGGGCCGCCGCCCGTTCCGGCAGACCCTCCTCCACGATCACCCGCAGGGCCTCCCGGGCCACGGCCGCGGCCAGGGGGTTGCCGCCGAAGGTGCTCCCGTGATCCCCCGGCCGGAAGACGCCCAGGATGTCCCGACGGGAGACCACGGCCGAGACGGGCACCACCCCGCCTCCCAGGGCCTTGCCCAGGATCACCATATCCGGCTGCACATCCTCCCACCACGAGGCCAGAAGCTTCCCGGTCCGTCCGAGTCCGGTCTGGATCTCATCGGCGATGAAGAGGACATTGTGGCGCCGGCAGATCTCGGCGGCGCGGGCGAGATAGCCGGGCGGCGGCACCCGCACCCCGCCCTCCCCCTGGATGGGCTCCACCAGGAAGGCCACCGTGTTCGGGGTGATGGCCCGCTCCAGGGCCTCCGCGTCCCCATACGGGATGATCACAAAGCCCGGCGTGTAAGGGCCGAAGTCCTCCCGATACTGCGGCACCGTGGAGAAGCTGATGATGGTGGTGGTCCGACCGTGGAAGTTCCCCTCGCAGACGATGATCTCCGCCTGATCCCGAGGGACTCCCTTCGCCCGGTATCCCCACTTGCGGGCGGTCTTGATGGCGGTCTCCACCGCCTCGGCCCCGGTGTTCATCGGCAGGGCCATCTCATAGCCGAGCCGCTCGCAGAGCTCCTTCAGGAAGGGCCCCAGCTGGTCGTTCCGGAAGGCCCGGGAGGTCAGCGTCACCCGCTGGGC of Thermoflexus hugenholtzii JAD2 contains these proteins:
- a CDS encoding zinc-binding dehydrogenase produces the protein MKAVVFYQHGGPEVLQAAELPTPHPGPGEVQVRVHACAMNHLDLWVRRGIPSLRLEMPHIPGSDVAGVVTEVGPEVSGVQVGDRVVVNATLSCGECEFCLRGEDNRCRRGAILGEHVRGGYAEYVVVPARNVLKLPEGFPYEEAAAASLVFLTAWHMLITRGGLRPGEDVLIVGAGGGVNTAALQIAKLAGARVVVVASNPEKAERVRALGADHIIDRSQEPDWSRAVWQWTGKRGVDVVVDNVGQATWMKSIRCLRPGGRLLVVGATSGPNPEDFDIRYVFSRQISILGSTMGTRDDFRTVMGLVFAGRLRPVIDRVLPFTEEGVREGHRLLEGGAVFGKIVFRMDEGR
- the rocD gene encoding ornithine--oxo-acid transaminase, which gives rise to MSAQTLLRSIDYIEMENTYSAPNYQPIDVVIAWAEGVWVYDVEGRRYLDALSGYSALNQGHRHPRIIRALIEQAQRVTLTSRAFRNDQLGPFLKELCERLGYEMALPMNTGAEAVETAIKTARKWGYRAKGVPRDQAEIIVCEGNFHGRTTTIISFSTVPQYREDFGPYTPGFVIIPYGDAEALERAITPNTVAFLVEPIQGEGGVRVPPPGYLARAAEICRRHNVLFIADEIQTGLGRTGKLLASWWEDVQPDMVILGKALGGGVVPVSAVVSRRDILGVFRPGDHGSTFGGNPLAAAVAREALRVIVEEGLPERAAALGEHAMRRLRAIRSPYIKEVRGRGLLIGIELHPEAGGARRFAEALKERGVLVKDTHEHILRFAPPLVISPEDLDWALDQIQAVMEG